The window TGAATCCGCATCTCGTCCACAAGCGTTCTCCTGAGCAACTCTTGGAAGAGAAGTTAACACAAATGTTTGCCTCTTTAATGGAGCAACAGCGTGGCTATGGTTGTGGCATGTCCCGATCTCTAATTAGACATAAGCTGATGAGTCAATTACGATCCAAAGGGGGATCTACCTTAACGTTGGCCAAGGCAAACCGTGAAGGAAACATGGAGTTGAACGAATTCCATACGGCTTGGTTAGTATGAAATAACGTTGGCATGCGATAAGATAAGTAAAGTAATATCTCTTAGCAAACGTGGACCGAAAGCCCAGTCGGAAACTTATATAAATTCTCGGAAGAGCAAGGGGACTAAATATAATCCATATAAATTGTGAGAGCTCTTCGACATACAAAATGATTGGCATTATTTAGACTTCGTTTTGCTATTTATCGGCTGTATTGGATGTTCTTTTCCCTCTCTTTTTATCATTTCTGAAACTAAAATTTAATGatcaagttttttttaaattggtaAATAAAAGTGTATAATATGCAAAACCATTagatattctttttttttttaaatttaatttaactatCCTTTTATATCTCATTCATTCTCTCTCCCCGAATGCAAAAACAAGTACTGGTCGAGTTGCTGGAAACACATATTTCACATTTACCGCacttcaatttgaattttcatAACTGGCCAAAGCGAAGGCATGtggcatgtgtgtgtgtgtgtgtgtgggtgtatttgtatgtgtcACATAAAGAATAACTGCCTTAAATAAAGTGGTCGTCGTATATTTGATAAAAATTGCATTGCCATTCATAATTCttcatatgtacatgcatTATATAGATTATGACTGAACAAAACGATTTATGTATCTAAAGAaataatacaatacaaaattCACCCTTTCCACGCAGTCTGATAGAagaattaattgtttaaagtTTTCTAAGCTGCAAagaattttgttgttggttggaGTCCTTTTTTAATCAAGTACATACCATTACATATCCAGAATCAGAAATATTCATAACTTGCTTGAGATTGCACGCACAGTTTTAAATTGGAAtcgaaaaacaaaatctttgTGTTTGAAGCACAAGTTTTGACTTTTTGTCTAACCTAAAACTCGTCGGGGTCACCCGCAAATGTTCTTGGTCTGTGTTGGCTGGCACTAGTTTTGCTTACCTTTTTCTCGATGATCATTTCAACGCAACTGAAAGCAAttaacaaattgaattttaatacTTTACGGCAAATACGCAATCTCTGGGACAAATCTTTTAATTAGGAAGTTTGtttgccttgccttgccttgcccTGCTTTTGCTCCTTATTGCCCGAAGGGGCACTAGAAACCGGTAAAGTGAAAAGCGGAAGGGAATCTAAAGTAAACTTTCAGCTTGCCCCCTCATCCTTTCGTTCGGCCGTAATAAAATTCACGCTAAACTGAACTAATTTCGCGAAAACTCGATTGAACGTAAGTAACTAAAACCTAAAGATGAAATGGAAATTTAGCAGCAAGCCACCTCTGATTTTTGCCCCGCCTACCTACCACCTACCTTATCTTGCTTGGGGGCCACTCGTCGTTGGTTCGTTAGCTGCTTAGAGAAGGCAAAATCAATGGgtttttgaataatttataAGGAAAAGGAGGAGAATTATTACTTTTCGATGTTTTGCTTTTGACTCCTGTTTCAGCTGAAGCAGATATTTGGTTGGTCCCTACACTTGAGCTCTTTTCGTTCCGAGATACATATTGACCAGTAATATTTGTAGGTTAAATACTTGAGAAACTAGGATATTGGTCAGTGTTTGAGAAGCCTTTAAGAGAACTTCTATTTCGAAACGAAACATGCGCCCATTAATTGTTGGattcttttttgttgccaATTTTTTGCCAATACTATAAGGAAAACTGTACAAAGAGTTTGGGATGGAATTGGGTATGCGGTTGGGGTGGGAGGCAGCTAAAAAGCCAGCTACTACGCATTGATGTCAATGATGGGGACAAGTGCACTTGGTCCTCATCCGCATCCGTTGTACCACTGTCAGGAGCGGAGGCGGAACCCACTCGAACCGTTGAGTTGACAGACAGCTTCAGCTTCAGCATCAGCTCCGCCTCGAAACGAGCGCGCATTTAACGTTGTCTGAACGAGTGCCATTGTGAGGCACTTAGCGCACTGCCGCACTGCCAATATATCTGCCACTAACTGTGTACCATAGATGGAATATAGGATAGAGATCGAAACAGCCGAGTGTGTGTCCGTGTCCATGCCCATattgatgtgtgtgtgtgtgtctgtatgtgtgtgcaaGGCGGTTAAGCGCCTGACAAATATGGCCAACATTGTTTTGTGTACACTAATTTTCACaggaaaagagaaagagagagagagagagagggagagctCAGCTCAACGTGTTTGACCGAAAACTGTGTAAAATACCCTGCCCAAGTTTTGTGTCCTTTTTCATATTGGTCGAATTTGTTTCACTTTTTGAAGTGGCTtgctttttgcataatttgatGCGTTTTAAAAGCAATTTCAACACAGTTTCGGCTAACCCCGAGGGAGAGATGGTCTTTGAATGCCCTGACCAACAACATGCTGATGCTGCCTCCCGCTGTTACTCTATTCTCCACACTCCATGTCGTCGTAATCATGAACTGACATTAACGACAAGGTAAATATTCAAGAGGCTAATTACAAGCGTGTTCCACACCACCATCAACCTGCCGCCCCACCGGCCCCATCGCTCACCGTGGGTAACCTGCGACCTGAGCGCATTTGCGCACCGACTGACttaaaaatgtataatttaatttgttttgctcGCGAAATAATGTTGGCTCCTCCTAAATATTCATAGGGAATCAGTCTTCGTTATCAGGTTGCCCGTCCAGCCCACAGCCCACAGCTCTGGTGTCCGTCTCTCTCTGTGGTCACTGTAcaatttcggttttttttctaattagCATTAACAAGAGCCCGCTGCTCACTGGAGAGCATAAATACTTAAGAGCTAAGGCCCAAACCTCAAAGCGAGCCCTAAAAGTTTTTCAAACGTTTCGCTCTATTTGGCGCTAAAGTTGCACTCTTTCAGTTCAGCTTGACCTCCGACTGTTCCCAAATCCCCATGTTCCCCCTACCCCTtgccattcccattcccattggCCATTCTCTTAGCCGTAAAGCAAGCGTTtgacaatttttgttttcagcAAACTTGGCCATGTGGAAAATTTGTTTGGTTCGAAAGATTTATTTTCCATGCctttcaaatttcaaattggAATTCAATGGGAAAACTCGCATTTGGAATTAGTGCAAGGCAAAATGGTAAAAGATAGTGAAACCGAAACGTTTCTCCCCGCTCTATTTCCTTCTCGCGTTGAGAAAAAGGACTTTTCCTCTCTGCTTTGACGCTTCTGTTACATACAACACTTCAGCTGAGTATTCGTTTGCTTAGACCCAAGACCCCAGATAAGAATTTGATTCACAAAGACCCTCAAGAGCATACTTGAAGGCCTAAGAATGGAAGTTGTCTTGAAGCTAaaagaagtttttaatttcgAGTATCAAATATTTGCAATTAAGGAAGGAGTTTTGTTTATCCGCGACAGAAAAGCgaagagagtgagagggaaaaagatttttattttccttttttgacGATTTATTATTGAGCGTTTGGCCAGATGCGTTCGATTAGTTCACGGATGTTGCTCCTTGGCGACCTCTGAGTTGATTCTTGTTTATCTTGTCGTTCGACCAATGCTGTTTGCCTGCCTCCCCTGCCACCCCTACACGGCCATTCGTCTGTCTTCTGTTCTGGTGTTGTCGGTCACTCGATTGCTACTTGTCacttggtttgtttttttgcttccTTCTGCTTCTTTTTGGTGTTTCTGATGTCGCTGCCAGCTGCCAgctaaataaacaaaacaacactcCCAATCTCAGTCCCAGTCCCAGTctcccatcatcatcatcgacgTCATGACCAGGCATTGTCCTCTCTCAAATCCCTTAGACCCCTCTGTCACCATTTCctggtgttggtgttgttgttgttgttgttgtcgtgcAACAATATTGAGATATCGTCTCAAGTGTAAATTGTTATTGACACTTTGCGTAGcgcgtcgacgacgacgacgacaacgacgacccCCGCAGCTGGAGTTGAACCAGAAATATCATCAATGCCAGCAACAGTGCCAGTTTCCCCCATCTCCCCAGGCTCTCCACCCCATCTGCCTAAAAGCACACCTTCCCCTCCCActcacgaaaaaaaaaccaatgcCACTGCTTGTTTATTTTTACCGTATTGTTTGCTTTGTGCATTTGATCGGCAACTGGCCCCTACAACATGcaaacattttcttttccCATGCACCGAATTGTCGGTTCAAATTTTTCCTCAATTAATCTTACAATTTTTTAGTCTTCTTGACCAGAAACGATATcctgtttatttaaattagaaaaattttgtcagtttattttcaattgaatCAAATTTGATGGACTGTTTTATTTTGGGCTCTGGACCTCTGGAAACTTTGCAATGAATGTGTAAGCATTGCCCTCTGGTATTGTTTAATGCAAATATAATTCCAAATTAGTTTAAGTGATGCAGCAAAGGCtgataattttatttttacaatatttagaCAGGTAAAGTGCTCTCTTTTTGTGATACcttaaataaatgttaaagCGGTTAAaggtttaaacaaattttaaatggtTGATATCCGACCAAATGGAAATATCTCTCACTTCTAAAATTATATAGTGTGGGCTGactaaaatgtaaaatatttataagaaTCCCTGAGAGTCCTTCTCTTGGATAAATTCGTTTTGGAATAATATTTGCTCCGAGAATATTGACATTGTGGAATTCTATGTAACAAATTATGCATTCACGCCTTTAATGGCCATTTGtgtttaaaaattacaaacCATGAAACCAAAATTGTTATTTTCCACATTTCTATTGTTTTCTCTAAAAgagaataaatattttactacGATTTTGCTGGCTGACATGGTAAAATGCGtactaaaaaaagaaaaacgttaAAAATGAGGAAAGTAATTGCAATTTGCAactttcaattatttttacctttttttgtttaattctaCGACCTTGAGCCCGTTAACAATTGAATTCCTGACATTTTCCTCTTTctgcataaaataaaaaaaattaaattaaatttcactcGGCGTCGAATAATGAATTTTAAtagtgaaatttaataaaatgttacatttaaattttttctttatcagTTTAATATTGTTTCCCTTATTAAAATCGTTTACGGGATATTATAAAGGTCTGCATACATGCTTTATTGCTTCCTTCCCTCTATTGTGCCTATAtattggcgactttaatatactcCTTTAACCAATTTGGCGTACTGGGTATAAATACAACATCAAACGACCAGtgaatttaatattgttgattTTATATGAATTGCTTTCCCTTttgaagcaacaaaaaaaaaaaaaagaaaaaaatgtcttatttatatatgtgtgtatatcaGAGTCTATATATATGCCAGGAAATGCATAAAATGTGAGCCGAAGTACCGTGCGGATTGTGTATAAACAAAACAGCTCATCGACTGGCAAGAAAATCATATAAAACTCGTTGGTTTATGACGGCGAAGAGGCGAAAAGTGGGTAGAGAGAGGACAGAGTGAGTGGGAaagcaataaataaaattccaaTCATCCAATAACGACATAGTCTTTCGATACTCGCCATCAATCAGGTCACAATTAAAGtcagaaaaaaagaatataaaatatgaaagaccagaaaaattgaatttaccAATCGATAAGGATTATAATGCTAACCCTTTACGAGAAAAAAGAGAGTTAGTTTTTCTGCTTTACTTTTGGAATAATATTGTGCTTTAAAAGTGTAAAAGTTATAAGAGGACCTAGTAGTACATAGTGGACCTAGTTTCACTTTCACGCTTCCTCCCTCCACTTACCTCCCTCTCACTCTTACTTTCATGGCATCTATTTTGAAACCCTAAAACCATTTCCAATTCAACAACTTTCTATTAAGcataatttgttttcattacACAAAAGTTGTGTAGAAAAGTTTCTCTGCTGTTGGTGTTTCAGCTTTTGCTCCGGCTTCTTCCAGCTCCTCTCCAGGCAGTTGAAATTTAATTGGGCCTACCGAGTCGGCTTAAATTTATGTGCATAAAGGGAAAGCCATACAttaagcgagagagagagagagagagagcggcagagaaagagagaaaatacTATTTATATGTACCCAAACAACAAAGGCTCAAATCATGTAAAATCAAAAGccaaaaatcataaaaataacCAGAGGCTATTTGCTTTCTCTTTCAAATGGAAACAAAATTAGAAGGAAGCAACAAGACAATCGACCCACCGACCAACCAAAGCACCGCAACAACCAAACTTAGTTACAATCAAACTTAAACTTGTAAAACCAAGAAACTTAAAGTTGAAACTTTCTTCCTGTTTTATGACAGATTTTGTGTGTGATTTATGATTGATTTAGATCATCTAGTTGAACAGAAACGACACTTCTACTGTCTCTAATGAACAATATCCGGCTCAGTCCAGTCTATGAAAACTAGGATTAGGgccgtcatcatcatcaacagcatCAGTAAAAAGTGTGAGACGATGTCGCGCCGGAAAATGTGGCAATTGTGTGGTTACTATTGCCAAGAATTTCCATTGTCTTTgccaaatacaaatacatgaATACACAAAAAGCGAGGGGGTAtgcaaaaattattgaaagACCATTGCCGGGCCATCTAAAGTAATCAAGATTTGCACTACTTTAAGATTAATGAAGAGATTTCTTCTATTTAATCACTGTCGAAATATTATTCCTAGCAAAGTGGAAGTAAGTTCATCTTATTCTGTAGAAAGAAGTGTTTAGAATTAGATCTTCACagttaaaataatttgttataTAAGGTAACATCTTGGTGTGGCTTAACGCCTTATTTGGACCTCATGCGAGAAAGACATGCAAAGATATTAAAAGATGCAATACATATTTTGTGGATACCTATGTAGAAACCCTCGTATTCATTTGTATACAAACTGTGAAGGTCGTTTTATGAGCCAAACCAAAAGctaaaccaaaccaaaccacaAGCAGCAACATCACAACCTCAAGCCTAGCCAAGCGTACAATTCTGGGGTCCTGGGTATAGGGTCCTGGGTCCCTGCCGTTGCCTTGCCatgccttgccttgccttgctCTGCTTGGCCTGGCTATTCATTTGGTTCGTTGTGCTTCATTCATTAGCTTGGTTTCCGTTTCCGCTTCATTCAATTCTCTTGATGCCTGCCCCCGACGACGACTGACTTAATGCCGTCGACATCTCCGACATCGTTGACGTAGACCCGTAATCGTAACCGTAACCGTGGCCGGCGCTAAATGCTATGCTTCTGCTGCCAGAGCTGCCAGCTCCCAGATCCGAACTCCACGCTTATTTTTGTTATGCGACGGGCATCGAAATAGAATTTTCGACAAAAGCACGGTACGCTCTTCTACGGCATACCACGCCCACACCACCCCAGCTCAGCTCACCTCTCCGTCGTCAACCGGCTCTGTATTTCgcaattcattttcaatttatctTGCCTAATATCGACATGGCTAGAGGGACTTCCCCCCACTCAACTGGCTTAACTGGCTGACGAACGGACTTCACAGTATCTGAAGGCACCGACAGGGTattttctctgtgtgtgtgctacTTATTCACACAGAAACAAAGATGAAGCGCTAACATGAGTTTTGAGGGTTGCGAGATGAGAATCCTCCTGGTGGAAGGAAATTGGTGTTTGTACGTTGCGTCGGAGCTAAGCTCCTGCATTTACTTCTTGGCTTATCGTCATTGtcttgtatatacatacaatatttgCCCATTATTGCCAGAattaataattcaattttttagtgGTAGAGGGAAAATCGAGCAAATCCTTAAAGGGGACAAGCTCTCGAAAATAGGCAACAGTATTGTaagcaaaatttcaatttcgaaTTCCAATTGATTCATTGCACTTGCATGTTGTAAATCTTTAGTTGCATTTTCGTGAGTGCCGTCGAAGTATTAACAATTCCAAGGCAAAGTGCTAAAGCTGCACATTCTTCCCCGCCTTTCTCCCCACTGCCATCAACAACCTCTTCCACTTCCACCCATTCCTGGAGCCAGACCCactttcatctattttaataAAGTTAAAAGCCACCCGAACATGTccaaacaacagcagcagcagcagcagcaacaacaataccaACAACCAGCTTGACACATTGCCAGCCTGGCAATGGGTTGCAGCTGCTGGCAGGGGTCGGAGGCACCAGATGCCAGGACGAAATTACATGGGCGTAGTCAAAGTGCATTAGAGGAATGCAATTGACGCGGAAAAATTTTGACTTCTATTCTTGAGTGAGTAACCAAAATTAAACGATTCCATTCAGTGAGTGAATGTGTTCACTAgatatttccttttttgacTCACTTACTTGTTCACTTAGGAACGCAGTAACTGACCGATTCAGTAACTCACGGACTCAATAAATAACTGACGCGGTGGCTCATTCCTAAATTTTTCTGTAAAAGTTCCATCCAtatgtttaattaaaattagctaaaaacaatttctaataaattgatatattaattttatgatAATTGAATTGACGACATGAATTTGCTTTATGCTTTAATTCGACATCCGGTTGTTTATCTTTTGGAAAAGATTATTCGAAAGGATGAGTCAGTGAGTCAACTGAATAAGTGAGTCAGTAATTGAGCAACTGATTGACTGAGTTAATTACCTTTATTGGCTAACGAcgaatatttcaatttataaataatttgttaaGTGGTAAGACTCAATTTTTTACTAaagacaaatatatatttatatattattaggTTAGTTATATCTTGTACAAAGATAAAAATCAAAGTctaaagttttcttttcttacaaattttaaaaagtctGCTGTGAGGAGAAAtagttttaatatatatttttaaaatgaaattacaTAATTCGTTTcataaactaaaaataataGCCGACTAGATGAGTTCTTAAAGCTAACAATTCTCAAATTTAATGTCGACCTCTCAACCGTCAAAAGAAATAAACTTTATAATAATTAGAATAATTAAGTACATATATGCAAAGTGAACCCCTCTTTATTACGGCTATGACTAAGGAAAggattcaaaaatttaaaacagttttttGGGTTAAACTTGGCAATCCGTTGTCTAGTGTATTAGTGGGTTGGTTGGCGAAAAGCCTTTGCCAAAGCaataaagagaaagagaaatagatgaagagagaaagacagagagggagacgaagagggagagagagaacgacAGCGAGAAGTAGATATGGAAAGTGAGTGAGATAGCTTCTACTCATTCATAAACATGCACGGAGCAAGTACCAGGCAAACGTCTCGTTTTCAGTTGCACTTTTCACAGTTCTTTTGGTTCCAACTAGTTCACGGTTTCCCTGTAACTCCTCGCCAtcctcccccccccccctgtTTTCCCCTCACGCTTTGGCAAGTGCAAAGTGCTTACATTTTTCTGGCAACGGAAATGCATATTGCTTCCGGCCTTTTATTCATTTCCcttatgcattttttttgtctgcatTTTAGAATCTGCTTTGGAAGACGCGGGAGGTATATGGGAGGGCCAGGCCAGGGCCGGCCAACTATTTCGCATTTTCCAAACTCAACGCTCAGCGGAGAGAGTTTTGTGGACTGCTTTACAAATTTGTATGCTCTGAccatgccaaaaaaaaaaatgtgtgcCTATCTATATGCATGTGTCTGTATCTTAGGCTCTCTAGCCATCTCTCTCTTTGCaaataagtttaaaatttGTCCGTCTCTGGTGTCGGCTGCAGTCgtaaagtaaaacaaaaaacgtaGAAATGTTCACAAAATCCATAACAGGCTTACACTACGCTCATCTGCTACAGACATTGACATTAGGAATACGTAAAGTATTCGCTTTAGCCTACTTCTTTGCAAATTGTGTAAGTTTcctgaaaaaaaattttaaaaaggcaaagagaggtactttattttttttttgctattcgTGCACTATCTCTGATCAAGTTCAACCAATTTCACCATtcatatagtttttttttcatcaaaTTTGTAGTATCAGCTGTGGTGTGTAAATATAAGTTGGAATAATTATACTCTTTCTTAGAAAGCCTATTGGCTATCGAATGTAATTCGATTTTAAATCTCCAGAAGTGGCAGAAAAAGTTTTTCGTTAGTTTCATTTGACATAGTTCTAACTCGATTcacaattgaaattgaattcaattttccATATTGAACAATTTTGATCTGAACCTTTCTGATAAGAAAATGCGCAACTTTAGAAAATGTCGCAGTAAAAAACAATCCACAAATAAGTAAAAATTTGTCATTTTGGTGTTGTGTTATGAAAGGTTttaaaaacaatcaaaaacaaacactCTGAGCTACTGAAATGATAAATGCTTTGCCCAttaaagtatgctataaaCCATCAAAAATTAGCTTAGCAATTTTAGATTTTCCTGTGTAATTCTGAGTAAGTGAAAAAGCTGTCTCAGCTAGGGATTATGGAATTGAAATTGCTAAAGACATAAATGCTTCgaaatgtttgatttatttttttcttcagaTAGTGATGATGAGAAAATCATAGACCATAGCAATGAAAGAGAAATTTAGCTTCGGTgtgtgaaaaaaaattaaccaaaaggatcgttattattttgtttttcctttttcgaTTTCATTCGCTCCTCTTTTTGGCTAGCTGCAATCTTTTTTTACCCTTTTTTTTGGTCATATGCATAAAATTGTTGGCAAAATTTGCAATTGTCGGGCCCAGCTAGGAAActgttttgcatttttaatacACATCACGGATAACGGAGAGGGGGGGTAAAAGGAGATTCGAGCGAATTGAGGTTGCAAATCTAATCTCGTTTCAAAGAAGACTCCCCCAAAGCGTCTCGTtcgtgtgtatctgtgtgtgtgtgtgtgtgtgcctgctCAGTTTTCAAGTGCTTGCAGCTTGATTTGATgtaatttattgaaaatttatacaaatttgtgCTTGTCTTTGCACAACAGAAGTAGGAGTGTTCTTCTAGAAATGCCCAGGGTCCTTTGACTCTGACTTGCCTCGTCGTTTCGATGGTTTCGTTTCAAACTTTTGGCAGAGTTTACACGTTTCTTCATGTAGGTCACGTAGCCATGTGACTTATACGAAATGCAAATGTGAAATATATTTAGAGGAACAAGAAGTGGAACGAcggtgcagcagcagcagcagcagcaactggcCTGGCCAGTGTCAGTCTCAGTCACAGCCATTGAATTCGTTGTCGTTTTGGTGTTTgaattgcttttgtttttgctggcCTAAAGATTAATGTGCGAATGTGGACACGTTTGGAGAAAgtaaaagtgaaagaaaacaaattcaatacaTGTAAAAACCTTTGATACTAACACAGCCTCATGGCTGAGCCCATCCGGTGAATTTGATGGCatttagaaaaataacaaCTTTATTATGATTTATTGGTAGTTTCCAGTGAGTTTATACTTACTAATATCGAACTTGGTTTGGTTACCTCTAACCAAATGAAACTttggaaattgaaaattaatcgATTTGGACAACTCCCAATGGGTCGATGAGCCATTTAGAAGTTTGGGAACTCCGAGACCAACTTAAGTCCAATAGCTTAGACTTTAATTATGATAATATATGTTTgtagaaaatatttaaaatggctaaaattgatttattacTAGGATATGTCATGTTGTAGCCCCCAAACGTATGCTATGAATAAGCTTTTCTGCCAAGTAAGGGTAAATTAAGGAAATTGCTCCACAAAAGATTTATATCGCACTTATAACCCAAGATGTATACACTTAAAACTGGGTATAGATAtaacttttaatattttaaaacaagATTCCATTTAGGGTGTGAGTCGAAGCGGCTGCTGGGTTGACTGAATAAGGTCGTTGGTCATTGGGGCTTACTTTTTGTAGGTCTTCTTCGTCGTACTGTTTGTCGTT is drawn from Drosophila willistoni isolate 14030-0811.24 chromosome 2R unlocalized genomic scaffold, UCI_dwil_1.1 Seg167, whole genome shotgun sequence and contains these coding sequences:
- the LOC6644338 gene encoding uncharacterized protein LOC6644338, yielding MALRKSDTGKNSKTKCTKKINNSKGGPQKVVKQRKPKAKPVHQSVHKTIVGHKVKMESTALEVPRLFRVDRLTGLPLDYEQTVDYVMHYVNPHLVHKRSPEQLLEEKLTQMFASLMEQQRGYGCGMSRSLIRHKLMSQLRSKGGSTLTLAKANREGNMELNEFHTACKRGPKAQSETYINSRKSKGTKYNPYKL